A part of Brachybacterium faecium DSM 4810 genomic DNA contains:
- a CDS encoding phosphoketolase (PFAM: D-xylulose 5-phosphate/D-fructose 6-phosphate phosphoketolase; XFP C-terminal domain; XFP N-terminal domain) → MTATASWPNSPSSAPTPEELARLHAWWRAANYLSVGQIYLKDNPLLRQPLQREHVKPRLLGHWGTTPGLTFLYAHANRAIRQRGLRAMYITGPGHGGPGLVASTYLEGTYSEVYPAVSEDEAGMKRLFTQFSFPGGIPSHVAPETPGSIHEGGELGYALSHAYGAMFDSPDQIAFTVVGDGEAETGPLATSWHSNKFVNPQQDGVVLPILHLNGYKIANPTVLARIGEDELEALLRGCGHTPLFFTGGFDDEDPLEIHERFAAVLDEALDQIAEIKQRAFEDAAAGRETERPAWPMIVLRTPKGWTGPKEIDGQQTEGSWRSHQVPLASARDTDEHLADLDAWLRSYRPEELFDEDGRLLEDIAAAAPSGALRMSANPSTNGGSVLTPLRLPDFRDYAVEVPSPGGTVAEATKVLGTWLRDVIRDNPRTFRLFGPDETASNRLQAVYEATDKQWNARLEEHDRTEHLARAGRVMEVLSEHQCQGWLEGYLLTGRHGMFSSYEAFIHIVDSMVNQHAKWLKVTNELEWRRPIASLNYLLSSHVWRQDHNGFSHQDPGFIDHMVNKKAEIVRVYLPPDANTLLSTYDHCLRSRQYVNVVVAGKQPGPTWLDMDEAIVHCTRGLGIWDWAGTEQPGREPDVVLAGAGDIPTIEVLAAAKILRTEIPELRVRVVNVVDLMRLQDDSEHPHGLSQRDFDGYFGQDVPVVFAYHGYPWLIHRLAYRHDRGSRIHVRGYKEEGTTTTPFDMLMLNDSDRYHLVMDVIDRVEGLGTRYAALRQRMVDTRLRARAFAYEHGEDVPEITRWQWGDGGDAAPAGAPADTGGDNE, encoded by the coding sequence ATGACCGCGACCGCCAGCTGGCCGAACTCTCCCTCCTCCGCCCCGACCCCTGAGGAGCTCGCCCGGCTCCACGCCTGGTGGCGGGCCGCGAACTACCTCTCCGTGGGCCAGATCTACCTCAAGGACAACCCGCTGCTGCGCCAGCCGCTGCAGCGCGAGCACGTCAAGCCGCGCCTGCTCGGGCACTGGGGCACCACCCCGGGGCTGACGTTCCTGTACGCGCACGCGAACCGGGCGATCCGCCAGCGCGGGCTGCGCGCCATGTACATCACCGGGCCCGGCCACGGCGGTCCCGGCCTGGTCGCCTCGACCTACCTCGAGGGCACCTACTCCGAGGTGTACCCGGCGGTGAGCGAGGACGAGGCGGGGATGAAGCGGCTGTTCACCCAGTTCTCCTTCCCCGGCGGCATCCCCTCGCACGTCGCCCCCGAGACCCCGGGATCGATCCATGAGGGCGGCGAGCTCGGCTACGCGCTCTCCCACGCCTACGGCGCGATGTTCGACAGCCCCGACCAGATCGCGTTCACCGTCGTCGGCGACGGCGAGGCGGAGACCGGACCGCTGGCCACCTCGTGGCACTCGAACAAGTTCGTCAACCCGCAGCAGGACGGCGTGGTGCTGCCGATCCTGCACCTGAACGGCTACAAGATCGCGAACCCGACCGTGCTGGCGCGGATCGGGGAGGACGAGCTGGAGGCGCTGCTGCGCGGCTGCGGCCACACCCCGCTGTTCTTCACCGGCGGCTTCGACGACGAGGACCCGCTGGAGATCCACGAGCGCTTCGCCGCGGTGCTCGACGAGGCGCTGGACCAGATCGCCGAGATCAAGCAGCGGGCCTTCGAGGACGCCGCCGCCGGGCGGGAGACCGAGCGCCCGGCCTGGCCGATGATCGTGCTGCGCACCCCGAAGGGCTGGACCGGCCCGAAGGAGATCGACGGCCAGCAGACCGAGGGCTCCTGGCGCTCCCACCAGGTGCCGCTGGCCAGCGCCCGCGACACCGACGAGCACCTCGCGGATCTCGACGCCTGGCTGCGCTCCTACCGTCCCGAGGAGCTGTTCGACGAGGACGGCAGGCTCCTCGAGGACATCGCCGCGGCCGCCCCGAGCGGTGCGCTGCGGATGTCCGCGAATCCCTCGACCAACGGCGGCTCGGTGCTGACCCCGCTGCGCCTGCCGGACTTCCGCGACTATGCGGTGGAGGTCCCCTCCCCCGGCGGCACCGTCGCCGAGGCGACCAAGGTGCTCGGCACCTGGCTGCGGGACGTGATCCGCGACAATCCCCGCACCTTCCGGCTCTTCGGGCCCGACGAGACCGCCTCGAACCGCCTGCAGGCCGTCTACGAGGCCACCGACAAGCAGTGGAACGCACGGCTGGAGGAGCACGACCGCACCGAGCACCTGGCCCGGGCCGGCCGGGTCATGGAGGTGCTCTCCGAGCACCAGTGCCAGGGCTGGCTCGAGGGCTATCTGCTCACCGGGCGGCACGGCATGTTCTCCTCCTACGAGGCGTTCATCCACATCGTCGACTCGATGGTCAACCAGCACGCGAAGTGGTTGAAGGTGACGAACGAGCTCGAGTGGCGCCGCCCGATCGCCTCGCTGAACTACCTGCTGAGCTCGCACGTGTGGCGGCAGGACCACAACGGCTTCTCGCACCAGGATCCGGGCTTCATCGATCACATGGTCAACAAGAAGGCGGAGATCGTGCGGGTCTACCTCCCGCCGGACGCGAACACGCTGCTGTCCACCTACGATCACTGCCTGCGCTCGCGGCAGTACGTGAACGTGGTGGTGGCCGGGAAGCAGCCGGGCCCCACCTGGCTCGACATGGACGAGGCGATCGTGCACTGCACCCGCGGGCTGGGGATCTGGGACTGGGCCGGCACCGAGCAGCCCGGCCGGGAACCGGACGTCGTGCTCGCCGGCGCCGGGGACATCCCCACCATCGAGGTGCTGGCGGCCGCGAAGATCCTGCGCACGGAGATCCCGGAGCTCAGGGTCCGGGTGGTCAACGTGGTCGACCTGATGCGCCTCCAGGACGATTCGGAGCACCCGCACGGCCTCTCCCAGCGGGACTTCGACGGCTATTTCGGGCAGGACGTCCCGGTGGTGTTCGCCTACCACGGCTATCCGTGGCTGATCCACCGCCTGGCCTACCGCCACGACCGCGGCTCACGGATCCACGTGCGCGGCTACAAGGAGGAGGGCACCACCACCACGCCCTTCGACATGCTGATGCTCAACGACTCCGACCGCTACCACCTGGTGATGGACGTGATCGACCGGGTGGAGGGGCTCGGCACCCGGTACGCGGCGCTGCGCCAGCGGATGGTGGACACGCGGCTGCGAGCCCGCGCCTTCGCCTACGAGCACGGCGAGGACGTCCCCGAGATCACCCGGTGGCAGTGGGGGGACGGCGGCGATGCGGCGCCCGCCGGCGCCCCGGCAGATACCGGCGGCGACAACGAGTGA
- a CDS encoding acylphosphatase (PFAM: Acylphosphatase), whose protein sequence is MEESTADAAGRVRRIVRVTGRVQGVGFRMDAASAAARCGVGGTVRNLLDGTVEADVEGPPDAVEAMVAHLRRGPASARVDGIDVRRETPRGEESFRVTG, encoded by the coding sequence ATGGAGGAGAGCACCGCGGATGCAGCCGGCAGGGTGCGGAGGATCGTGCGGGTGACCGGCCGGGTGCAGGGCGTCGGCTTCCGGATGGACGCCGCCTCGGCGGCGGCCCGCTGCGGCGTGGGCGGCACCGTGCGGAATCTGCTGGACGGCACCGTCGAGGCCGATGTGGAGGGCCCGCCCGACGCGGTCGAGGCGATGGTCGCGCATCTGCGCCGAGGCCCCGCGAGCGCCCGGGTGGACGGCATCGACGTGCGCCGGGAGACGCCGCGCGGCGAGGAGTCGTTCCGGGTCACCGGGTGA
- a CDS encoding arabinose efflux permease family protein (PFAM: Major Facilitator Superfamily) encodes MSGCGSVGAVEGVEHTGAAVDSARRWAGVAALAVGIFVLITIEELPIGVLSVMAPDLGVDEGVAGLAVTVPGILAGVVALCTPVIVRGMDRRLVLVLALASVALSCALSVVAPTFAVLLLARLFAGISIGLYWAVMAIVAIGQVPREHTARALTIAFSGAGGALVLGVPVAAWIGAHVGWRAAFGVVGVLAAVVAVLILLLVEPVRSPVVVTGRMMLAAARTRGVRYALALTGLVVVGQFITYSFVSPVLHNRAGVELGDIGLMLLMYGIAGLIGNFAVAPLLRRSPPLGVVIVVIGTALSLVAVLLVMTDPTPTMLVMPMWGLFVGAISVAMQAFIGSEASEVLEEGTALNSAAFNTSIALGALIGGVILDAAGQPPMILTSVVMVGGGALLAAHYLRTAGRPAPVTR; translated from the coding sequence GTGAGCGGGTGCGGCAGCGTCGGCGCAGTGGAGGGAGTCGAGCACACAGGAGCAGCAGTGGACAGCGCACGTCGGTGGGCGGGGGTCGCAGCCCTCGCGGTCGGGATCTTCGTCCTCATCACCATCGAGGAGCTGCCGATCGGGGTGCTGAGCGTGATGGCGCCGGACCTCGGGGTCGACGAGGGCGTGGCCGGGCTCGCCGTGACGGTGCCCGGGATCCTCGCCGGTGTGGTGGCGTTGTGCACCCCCGTGATCGTGCGCGGCATGGATCGGCGGCTGGTGCTCGTGCTCGCGCTCGCCTCGGTGGCGCTGTCCTGTGCCCTCAGCGTGGTCGCGCCGACCTTCGCGGTGCTGCTGCTCGCCCGCCTGTTCGCCGGGATCTCGATCGGCCTGTACTGGGCGGTGATGGCGATCGTCGCGATCGGCCAGGTGCCGCGCGAGCACACCGCCCGGGCGCTCACGATCGCGTTCAGCGGCGCCGGGGGAGCGCTGGTGCTCGGTGTGCCGGTGGCCGCATGGATCGGTGCGCACGTCGGCTGGCGGGCCGCGTTCGGCGTGGTCGGCGTGCTCGCCGCGGTGGTCGCGGTGCTGATCCTGCTGCTCGTCGAGCCCGTGCGCTCGCCCGTGGTGGTCACGGGCAGGATGATGCTCGCCGCCGCCCGCACCCGCGGCGTGCGCTACGCCCTCGCCCTCACCGGCCTGGTGGTGGTCGGGCAGTTCATCACCTACAGCTTCGTCAGCCCCGTCCTGCACAACCGTGCCGGCGTGGAGCTCGGCGACATCGGTCTGATGCTGCTGATGTACGGCATCGCCGGGCTGATCGGGAACTTCGCCGTCGCGCCGCTGCTGCGCCGCAGCCCGCCGCTGGGGGTGGTGATCGTGGTGATCGGCACCGCGCTGAGCCTGGTGGCGGTGCTGCTGGTGATGACGGACCCGACCCCGACGATGCTGGTGATGCCGATGTGGGGGCTGTTCGTGGGAGCGATCTCGGTGGCGATGCAGGCGTTCATCGGCTCCGAGGCCTCGGAGGTGCTCGAGGAGGGGACCGCCCTGAACAGCGCCGCCTTCAACACCTCGATCGCGCTCGGTGCGCTGATCGGCGGGGTGATCCTCGACGCGGCCGGGCAGCCGCCGATGATCCTCACCTCCGTGGTCATGGTGGGCGGCGGCGCGCTGCTGGCCGCGCACTACCTGCGCACGGCCGGGAGGCCCGCCCCGGTCACCCGGTGA
- a CDS encoding putative NADH-flavin reductase (PFAM: NAD dependent epimerase/dehydratase family), giving the protein MDIALIGGHGKVALLAAPLLVEAGHTVHSVIRNPEHSAEVEATGAHAVLADIETLDAAGWDELLRGKDAVVWSAGAGGGDPRRTRAVDQEAAIASMDAAQRVGAVRYVMISYFGASLDHGVPEDEPFHAYAEAKAQADAHLRGTQLSWTILGPSGLTLEEPTGRIDLGAAEAGSVSRGNVARTIVAALERPGTAGRFLAYNDGEQEIGAAFDAVR; this is encoded by the coding sequence ATGGACATCGCACTTATCGGAGGACATGGCAAGGTCGCGCTGCTCGCGGCACCGCTGCTGGTGGAGGCCGGTCACACGGTCCACTCGGTGATCCGCAACCCCGAGCACTCGGCAGAGGTCGAGGCGACCGGCGCGCACGCGGTGCTCGCCGACATCGAGACGCTGGACGCGGCGGGCTGGGACGAGCTGCTGCGCGGCAAGGACGCAGTGGTGTGGTCCGCCGGGGCCGGTGGCGGCGACCCCCGGCGCACCCGCGCGGTGGACCAGGAGGCGGCGATCGCCTCGATGGATGCGGCGCAGCGGGTCGGCGCGGTGCGCTACGTGATGATCAGCTACTTCGGGGCGAGCCTGGACCACGGCGTCCCGGAGGACGAGCCTTTCCACGCGTACGCCGAGGCCAAGGCGCAGGCCGACGCCCACCTGCGCGGGACCCAGCTGTCCTGGACGATCCTCGGCCCCTCGGGCCTCACCCTCGAGGAGCCGACGGGCCGGATCGACCTCGGCGCGGCCGAGGCCGGCAGCGTCTCCCGCGGCAACGTGGCACGCACCATCGTCGCCGCGCTCGAGCGCCCCGGCACCGCGGGCCGGTTCCTCGCCTACAACGACGGCGAGCAGGAGATCGGCGCGGCGTTCGACGCCGTGCGCTGA
- a CDS encoding uncharacterized conserved protein (PFAM: Protein of unknown function (DUF808)): MAGGLAALLDDIAALARLAAASADDVAAASAKASSKAVGVVIDDAAVTPQYVRGIEPRRELPIIWRIAKGSLRNKLLIILPVLLLLSVIAPWLLTPILMLGGLYLSFEGAEKIGELVRGAPTTSPVTAAGGDAEDRIVSGAVRTDLILSAEIMVISMDAVDATSLWIRTAVLLVVALAITALVYGAVGLLVKMDDIGVSMSSREGSALAQRIGRGLVRSMPRVMDVISVVGMIAMLWVGGHILLVGTHELGLAQPYGLVHRLEGLAAGVAGVGAVLAWLVNTVFSLVIGVLLGGVVAAIVHLLPFGHHGKERAPAQR; encoded by the coding sequence ATGGCCGGTGGGCTCGCCGCACTGCTCGATGACATCGCCGCGCTCGCGCGCCTCGCGGCCGCCAGCGCGGACGACGTGGCCGCCGCCTCCGCGAAGGCCAGCTCGAAGGCCGTCGGCGTCGTGATCGACGACGCCGCCGTGACCCCGCAGTACGTGCGCGGGATCGAGCCCCGGCGCGAGCTGCCGATCATCTGGCGCATCGCCAAGGGGTCGCTGCGCAACAAGCTGCTCATCATCCTGCCGGTCCTGCTGCTGCTGAGCGTGATCGCGCCGTGGCTGCTCACGCCGATCCTCATGCTCGGCGGCCTGTATCTGAGCTTCGAGGGGGCCGAGAAGATCGGGGAGCTCGTGCGCGGAGCGCCGACGACGTCTCCGGTCACGGCCGCCGGCGGCGATGCGGAGGACAGGATCGTCTCGGGCGCCGTTCGCACCGACCTGATCCTCTCCGCCGAGATCATGGTGATCTCGATGGACGCGGTGGATGCCACCAGCCTGTGGATCCGCACCGCGGTGCTGCTGGTGGTCGCGCTGGCGATCACCGCCCTGGTCTACGGGGCCGTGGGCCTGCTGGTGAAGATGGACGACATCGGGGTCTCGATGTCCTCCCGCGAGGGCTCCGCCCTCGCACAGCGGATCGGTCGCGGGCTGGTCCGCTCCATGCCGCGCGTCATGGACGTGATCAGCGTGGTGGGCATGATCGCGATGCTGTGGGTGGGCGGCCACATCCTGCTGGTCGGCACGCACGAACTGGGCCTCGCCCAGCCCTATGGGCTCGTGCACCGCCTCGAGGGGCTCGCGGCGGGCGTCGCCGGCGTGGGCGCGGTGCTCGCCTGGCTGGTGAACACCGTCTTCTCCCTCGTGATCGGCGTCCTCCTCGGCGGGGTCGTCGCGGCGATCGTGCACCTCCTGCCCTTCGGCCACCACGGTAAGGAGAGGGCACCTGCTCAGCGCTGA
- a CDS encoding predicted phosphoribosyltransferase (PFAM: Phosphoribosyl transferase domain) has product MSQAYHADSSDLVTKEVLSWELFGTASRELAQNIADSDFDPEIIIAVARGGLLPAGSLSYALGLKLADAINVEFYTDVHETLPDPVLLAPMLDTESIQGKRLLVVDDVADSGRTLALVLELLREMGADARSAVLYAKSASVVAPDFVWRRTDDWIVFPWSAEPPVTPSAG; this is encoded by the coding sequence ATGTCCCAGGCCTACCACGCCGACTCGTCCGACCTCGTCACCAAGGAGGTGCTGAGCTGGGAGCTGTTCGGCACCGCCTCGCGGGAGCTCGCGCAGAACATCGCGGATTCGGACTTCGACCCGGAGATCATCATCGCGGTGGCGCGCGGAGGCCTGCTCCCTGCCGGCTCCCTCTCCTACGCGCTCGGCCTGAAGCTCGCCGACGCGATCAACGTCGAGTTCTACACCGACGTCCACGAGACCCTGCCGGACCCGGTGCTGCTCGCGCCGATGCTCGACACCGAGTCGATCCAGGGCAAGCGGCTGCTGGTGGTCGATGACGTCGCCGATTCCGGCCGCACGCTCGCGCTGGTGCTCGAGCTGCTGCGTGAGATGGGGGCCGATGCCCGCAGCGCCGTGCTGTACGCGAAGTCCGCCTCGGTGGTCGCGCCGGACTTCGTGTGGCGCCGCACCGATGACTGGATCGTCTTCCCCTGGTCCGCCGAGCCGCCCGTCACCCCCTCCGCCGGCTGA
- a CDS encoding choline/carnitine/betaine transport (PFAM: BCCT family transporter~TIGRFAM: choline/carnitine/betaine transport): MPGVSVEDQKVRYGIDVPILVAVGLLIIGFVTWGIIAPQQVFDVSGAALGWVMQNLGWLFNVLAIAMVLLLLVIALSRYGKIPLGLDGEKPEYGTASWAAMLFAAGIGIGIIFFGPYEPLTYYLAPRPGAPYDAGSMNAMKGAIAQSALHWGVNAWAIYAIVGLSAAYISYRRGRVPLMSAIVSGLWGGNSSSIPSRIIDALAIIATLFGTAASLGIGALQIARGVEIVSGIGPTGNTIAMVIITVLTIGTIASAVSGVARGIRWLSNINMVLSVGLALFFFVVGPTVFLVNIIPGAITEYFGTLPDMLGANMAEGEDMQAFLSSWTTFYWAWWVSWAPFVGVFTAKISRGRTIRQFVLGVLLIPSSIIVLAFAVLGGTAIWLQRRASELDEFGNTLAVADPGSAIAPDGTVDSLPLPAEIFYTVVEQLPGGAVISALVIVVLAIFFITTADSASLVNSQLSQRGNPEPNRLVTAFWVLCMSGIAVVILLFGGENALNGLQNLVVVTALPFAFILVLMAVALVKELRHDPMAIRDHFQEVAIENAVKHGVAEYGDHFALAIEPTAPDSEYATGAEFDSTAPEVTEWYARTDEEGNPVEHDYETGEYLTAPERTGEADAGDEAGPGSGDEEGDSAPASRI; this comes from the coding sequence GTGCCGGGTGTCTCGGTCGAGGATCAGAAGGTCCGCTACGGGATCGACGTGCCGATCCTGGTCGCCGTGGGGCTGCTCATCATCGGTTTCGTGACCTGGGGGATCATCGCTCCGCAGCAGGTGTTCGACGTCTCCGGCGCGGCGCTGGGCTGGGTGATGCAGAACCTCGGCTGGCTGTTCAACGTGCTCGCGATCGCGATGGTCCTGCTGCTGCTCGTCATCGCGCTGTCGCGGTACGGCAAGATCCCGCTCGGCCTGGACGGGGAGAAGCCCGAGTACGGCACCGCGTCCTGGGCGGCGATGCTCTTCGCCGCCGGCATCGGCATCGGCATCATCTTCTTCGGCCCGTACGAGCCGCTGACCTACTACCTCGCGCCGAGGCCCGGCGCGCCCTACGACGCCGGCAGCATGAACGCCATGAAGGGCGCGATCGCGCAGTCCGCCCTGCACTGGGGCGTCAACGCCTGGGCCATCTACGCGATCGTCGGGCTCTCGGCCGCCTACATCTCCTACCGCCGCGGCCGCGTGCCGCTGATGAGCGCGATCGTCTCGGGGCTGTGGGGCGGCAACTCCTCGTCGATCCCCAGCCGGATCATCGACGCCCTCGCGATCATCGCGACGCTGTTCGGCACCGCCGCCTCCCTCGGCATCGGTGCTCTGCAGATCGCGCGCGGCGTGGAGATCGTCAGCGGGATCGGCCCCACCGGCAACACCATCGCGATGGTCATCATCACCGTGCTGACCATCGGCACGATCGCCTCCGCCGTCTCGGGCGTGGCGCGCGGGATCCGCTGGCTCTCCAACATCAACATGGTGCTCTCGGTGGGCCTGGCCCTCTTCTTCTTCGTGGTGGGACCCACGGTGTTCCTGGTCAACATCATCCCCGGCGCGATCACCGAGTACTTCGGCACGCTGCCGGACATGCTCGGCGCGAACATGGCCGAGGGCGAGGACATGCAGGCCTTCCTCTCGAGCTGGACCACCTTCTACTGGGCCTGGTGGGTGAGCTGGGCGCCCTTCGTGGGCGTGTTCACCGCCAAGATCTCCCGCGGCCGCACCATCCGCCAGTTCGTGCTCGGCGTGCTGCTGATCCCCTCCTCGATCATCGTGCTCGCCTTCGCCGTCCTCGGCGGCACCGCGATCTGGCTGCAGCGCCGCGCGAGCGAGCTCGACGAGTTCGGCAACACCCTCGCCGTGGCGGATCCCGGCTCCGCGATCGCACCCGACGGCACCGTGGACTCGCTGCCGCTGCCCGCAGAGATCTTCTACACGGTGGTCGAGCAGCTCCCCGGCGGCGCGGTCATCTCCGCCCTCGTCATCGTGGTGCTCGCGATCTTCTTCATCACCACCGCGGATTCCGCCTCGCTCGTGAACTCCCAGCTCTCGCAGCGCGGCAATCCGGAGCCGAACCGCCTGGTGACCGCCTTCTGGGTGCTGTGCATGTCCGGCATCGCGGTGGTCATCCTCCTCTTCGGCGGCGAGAACGCCCTCAACGGCCTCCAGAACCTCGTGGTGGTCACCGCGCTGCCCTTCGCGTTCATCCTCGTGTTGATGGCGGTCGCCCTGGTCAAGGAGCTGCGCCACGACCCGATGGCGATCCGCGACCACTTCCAGGAGGTCGCGATCGAGAACGCGGTCAAGCACGGGGTCGCGGAGTACGGGGACCACTTCGCGCTCGCGATCGAGCCCACCGCGCCGGACAGCGAGTACGCGACCGGTGCCGAGTTCGACTCCACCGCGCCCGAGGTCACCGAGTGGTACGCCCGCACCGATGAGGAGGGCAACCCGGTCGAGCACGACTACGAGACCGGCGAGTACCTTACCGCGCCCGAACGGACCGGCGAGGCGGATGCCGGTGACGAGGCCGGGCCCGGCTCCGGGGACGAGGAGGGGGATTCCGCGCCCGCCTCACGGATCTGA
- a CDS encoding transcriptional regulator of sugar metabolism (PFAM: Bacterial regulatory proteins, deoR family; DeoR-like helix-turn-helix domain), with amino-acid sequence MYARERRRQILDALTGSGRVAVTDLAARFEVTTETIRRDLDQLAERELLDRVHGGAVARRTGAVEPDLDSRRITNIEAKRHLALAAARLLPADPHAAVLLDAGSSTAELLPHLAGRRGPVITNAPAIAQGALAHTDLAVHVLPGRVRPTTEAAVGASTVDAIRQLHPEVVFLGCNGLGSEGFTTPDQDEAAVKAAMAQSARRRVMLADSSKFGATHLVSFAALGDVDALVTDAPPPAELGALLAEAGVEVITA; translated from the coding sequence ATGTACGCCAGAGAGCGCCGGCGCCAGATCCTCGATGCGCTGACCGGCTCCGGCCGCGTCGCGGTCACCGATCTCGCGGCCCGGTTCGAGGTGACCACCGAGACGATCCGCCGTGATCTCGACCAGCTCGCCGAGCGCGAGCTGCTGGACCGGGTCCACGGCGGCGCCGTCGCCCGTCGCACCGGCGCGGTCGAGCCGGATCTCGACTCCCGGCGCATCACGAACATCGAGGCCAAACGGCACCTGGCCCTCGCCGCCGCGCGGCTGCTGCCCGCCGACCCGCATGCCGCCGTGCTGCTCGATGCCGGCTCCTCCACCGCCGAGCTGCTCCCCCACCTCGCCGGCCGGCGCGGCCCCGTCATCACCAACGCGCCCGCGATCGCCCAGGGCGCCCTCGCCCACACCGATCTCGCCGTCCACGTGCTGCCCGGCCGGGTGCGGCCCACCACCGAGGCCGCCGTCGGCGCCTCCACCGTGGACGCGATCCGCCAGCTGCACCCCGAGGTGGTCTTCCTGGGCTGCAACGGCCTGGGGTCCGAGGGCTTCACCACCCCGGACCAGGACGAGGCCGCGGTGAAGGCCGCGATGGCGCAGTCGGCGCGCCGCCGGGTGATGCTCGCCGACTCCTCGAAGTTCGGCGCGACCCATCTCGTCTCCTTCGCCGCCCTGGGCGACGTGGACGCGCTGGTCACCGACGCGCCGCCGCCCGCCGAGCTCGGCGCGCTGCTGGCCGAGGCCGGCGTGGAGGTGATCACGGCATGA
- a CDS encoding 1-phosphofructokinase (PFAM: pfkB family carbohydrate kinase~TIGRFAM: 1-phosphofructokinase), which translates to MIITFTANPSLDRTIDLGGPLTPGGVHRIGADRTQPGGKGINVALGVHRAGLPVTAVLPAAPSDPLLALLEAEGLPHRSSPITGPVRTNLTVLSTPQITTKLNEPGSALTPAEVTALEDLLLETAAAGDAVMLSGSLAPGLPVDEYVRLVRRLREHGALVGVDTSDAPLAALAAALPHAAPDFLKPNAEELGQILGTDGALLEQQAADGELAGVRDAALDLHHRGVGAVLVTLGGAGGLLATAGSAWYCPSPPGPVVSTVGAGDSATAGYLIARTLGRSPAERLARALAYGTAAVGLPGTTIPRPDQVRIDASRVVRL; encoded by the coding sequence ATGATCATCACCTTCACCGCGAACCCGTCCCTGGACCGCACGATCGATCTGGGCGGCCCCCTCACCCCCGGCGGGGTGCACCGCATCGGCGCCGACCGCACCCAGCCCGGCGGCAAGGGCATCAACGTCGCCCTGGGCGTGCACCGCGCCGGCCTGCCCGTCACCGCCGTGCTCCCCGCGGCCCCGAGCGACCCGCTGCTCGCCCTGCTGGAGGCGGAGGGGCTGCCTCATCGCTCCAGCCCGATCACGGGCCCGGTGCGCACCAACCTCACCGTGCTCTCGACCCCGCAGATCACCACCAAGCTCAACGAGCCGGGGTCGGCGCTCACCCCGGCAGAGGTCACCGCCCTCGAGGATCTGCTGTTGGAGACCGCCGCCGCGGGCGATGCCGTCATGCTCTCCGGCTCCCTGGCCCCCGGCCTGCCGGTGGACGAGTACGTGCGCCTGGTGCGACGCCTGCGCGAGCACGGCGCCCTCGTGGGGGTGGACACCTCCGACGCCCCGCTCGCGGCCCTCGCCGCCGCGCTGCCGCACGCCGCACCCGACTTCCTCAAGCCCAATGCGGAGGAGCTCGGCCAGATCCTCGGCACCGACGGCGCGCTCCTCGAGCAGCAGGCGGCCGACGGCGAGCTCGCCGGGGTCCGCGACGCAGCCCTGGATCTGCACCATCGCGGCGTCGGCGCCGTGCTGGTGACCCTCGGCGGGGCGGGCGGGCTCCTGGCCACCGCGGGCAGCGCCTGGTACTGCCCCTCCCCTCCCGGACCGGTGGTCTCGACCGTCGGCGCCGGGGACTCCGCGACGGCCGGCTATCTCATCGCCCGCACGCTCGGGAGGAGCCCGGCGGAGCGCCTCGCCCGCGCCCTCGCCTACGGGACGGCCGCCGTCGGCCTCCCCGGCACCACCATCCCCCGCCCCGACCAGGTCCGCATCGACGCGAGCCGCGTCGTCCGCCTCTGA